Within Clostridia bacterium, the genomic segment AAAGCGTGGTGGAACGGAACGCGGACTTGACGCGTGGGCCGATTAAGACAGTTGCAACCTGGCCGCCCCCGTTCGTGTTGTCATCCGCCGCTTCGTCAAAGGTAATCACGATCAACGTTTTCGGATCACCGGCAGCGATGATTTCTTGAAGATTACTACGCAACAAGGTATCGGCGGCCGCGAGTCGGACTGCCATCGAGCAGTTTGAGCCTCCACCCGGACAGTCGTGGGCGTTATGCTGCTGATCTGGCACAAGCATCGCAAAATCAGGCAAATTGCCTGTCGATACGTCTGACGAGAACTGCGCCATTTCAACTATGTTCTGCTGCTGCACAGTATCGTTCACCACCGTGTCGAAGTAGGCAAAGGGGTTGTGGTGGCGAACGTAAGGATAGACGTCAGGCCCCAGATATCCGACGGACGGCAATGCCTGCGCGTAGATTTTCCAGCTCTTCCCTGCGGCAGTTAAATCCTGAGCCACATTTTGGATGCTAAGTGTGCCCATGAAACCCTCGTCGTTCGTGGCCACCTGGCCGGAGGTCATGACGAAGTAGTTTCCAATTGAGGGATGAGTATTGGCAAAGTAGTTTGTGGCCAGGCCGCCGCGTCCGATCAGGCCATTCAGATAAGGCATGGACGGGCTGCCGACCACGTCGCGGTAATTTTGATTCTCCAGCACGACGAGCACCACGTGACCAATCGCGGGAGCGGGAGTTCCCTGCTGCGGCCCGGAATTGCCTCCGCAACCCCCGCCAAAAAGAAGGGCCAGGAATGAAATGAATGCGAGGGTCCCCTCGCGCGAAAACGTACAAATGAGGAGCTCACGAACGGGTGGCATACTGAAATGATGCACAGCAGGGGACGAGCGCTGCACGTCGGGTCCAGTGGCTTAGCTTAGATAGATTGGCAGCGGCGCTTATGCGCTCAGCAGATCCAACCGCCGCCAGCAACGATATTGCCATCGTAGAAGACGACGGCTTGGCCCGGCGTGATGGAGCGCTGTGGAGCATCGAAGGTGACGAGTACCTCGTCCGGGCCGGAGGGCACGACCGTCGCCCAGGCAGCCTGATGGCGGTGGCGAATCTTGGCCTCTAAGCGTATGGGCTCGCGCAAATTCTCAAAAGCAATCCAATTCAAACGACGCGCTCGCAAGGTGCGCGAATAGAGTTCTTCCCCGCCGCCGACGACAACCTGGTGGCGGTCTCCGCGGAGTTCGAGGACGTAGAGCGGATTGCCGGTGGCGATGCCGAGTCCTTTGCGTTGCCCGACAGTGAAGTTGTGGATGCCGCTGTGATGCCCTACGACTTCTCCGGCAGCGGTGACCAGGTCGCCTGAGGTGTCCGGCAGCTGCTCACCCTGCTCTCCGAGGTAAGCATCGATGAACTTCTTGTAGTCGCCGCCGGGAATGAAACAGATTTCCTGCGAATCGGGCTTATCGGCCAGCAGGTCGAGCCCCTGGCTGCGCGCTTCTTCGCGCACGGCTGGCTTATGCATGTTTCCCAGCGGAAACAGCGTTCGTGAAAGCTGCTCCTGCGTGAGTCCGAAAAGGAAGTACGTCTGATCCTTAGCGGTATCCGCCGGCCGCTTCAGCAACCAGCGTCCGCGCTCGGCATCGTATTCGTTGCGACCGTAGTGGCCGGTGGCGATGAGGTCGGCACCAACCTGGCGCGCGGTACGCAAAAGCTGGTCAAACTTGAGATGGTTGTTGCAGAGCGAGCACGGGATTGGCGTGCGGCCGGAAAGATAGTCTTCTACGAACGGCTTCACGACGTCACGCTCAAAGCGGTCTTCCTGATTAACCACGTAATATGGAATTCCGAGGCGCTCGGCGACCCGGCGCGCGTCGTAAACGTCATCGATCGAGCAGCAGCGCCCCTGCACCGGCTCAGCGTGGCCATCAGTTCCAGCCAGGCGTCGCTGGTTCCAGAGCTGCATCGTAAGTCCGATCAGGTTGTAGCCCTCCGAACGCAGCATGGCCGCAACGGTCGAGGAGTCAACTCCACCGGACATTGCGATGGCGATGGTCTTAGTGTCATTCATCTTAAAGCTGCTGAGCTGCTAAGCGGAGCTTCTGAACTGCTTAGGTACTGAATCTGCGTACGCTGCTGCACTTGCTTAGCCGCTTAGCGACTTAGCAGCTCAGCAGCTTTCTTCTGCTTCTGCCACACTGGCGACAGGTCCCGCAGTCTGGCTACTACTTCCGGCACCTGCTCCAGCACAAAATCGATGTCGGCATTGGTCGTTTGCTTCCCTATGCTGAAGCGGATGCTGGCGCGCGCCTGATCTGGCGACAGTCCCATGGCGCTAAGCACATGCGAAGGCTCGATAGCGCCACTGGAGCAGGCGGCTCCGGTCGAGACAGCAACTCCCTTAAGGTCAAGAGCGATGACCATGGCCTCGCCTTCGATGCAGTCGAAGACGATGTTCGACGTATTCGGCGTACGACGCACGCGCCCGCTGTTCACTGTCGTCTGCTCAACCTGCAAAAGTACCGTGCGCTCAAGACGGTCGCGATGGGCGGACATTTGTTCGGGACCGCCTTCGGCGAACCATCGGCGTGCAAGGTCTGCGGCGCAGCCAAGTGCGACGATGCCAGGCAGATTCTCGGTTCCTGCGCGACGCGAGCGCTCGTGGCGGCCACCCACGATGAGCGGTTCAATCAGCGTCCCCTTGCGCACGTAAACGACCCCAGTGCCCTGCGGCGCATGCATCTTGTGTCCAGAGATGGTTAAGAGATCGCACCCAATTCTGGCGACATCGATGGGAATCTTCCCTGCTGCCTGAACGGCATCGCTATGGAACCATACGTCCGCCTCCATGGCAATTCGGCCGATCTCTTCAACAGGCTGGATGACTCCAGTCTCGTTGTTCGCCATCATCACGGAAATCAGTTTCGTGTTCGGACGCAGAGCGGCTTTGATACCCGACGTATCTACGAGGCCGTCTCCATCCACCTGAACATAACTTACGGCCACACCACGCGATTCCAGCCGCTTGCAAGCATTCAGGACTGCGTGGTGTTCGACGGTTGAGGTGATGACGTGGTCCCCGGGGCGCACAAGTCCAAAAATACCCAGGTTGTCGCCCTCAGTGCCGCCGCTGGTAAACACGATCTCGACAGGACGCGCACCAAGCAAGGCTGCCACGCTTTCGCGCGCGTGCTCGACGGCGGCACGGGCCTGCTGTCCATGATGGTGAATGGAGGATGCGTTGCCGAACTTCTCGAAGAAGTATGGCTGCATAGCCTCAAACACTGCAGGCAGCAAAGGCGTGGTCGCGTTATTGTCCAGATAAACTCTGCGCATAGACCGTTAATTCAGGGCTAAGAACTCCAATTATTCTACGACGTTCGGGCTTGCGGTGCGCACACGTGCAGCAACACACGCCCAAGCTTAAGAAACAAAAACCCACACCTTCCAGTGCGGGTTTCTGTTTTGCCCTCAAGAGAGTTAGCCTCTCTGCTCGATTGGCACGTACTTACTGGGATACTGCGGCCCAATGTACTCGGCACGCGGCCGGATGAGGCGGTTGTCCTCGAGTTGTTCCATGACGTGCGCCGTCCAACCGCTGATGCGCGAAACCGCGAAAATGGGCGTAAACAGGTCCAGGTCGATTCCCAAGGTGTGATAGGTGGACGCAGAGTAGAAATCGACGTTTGCATTCAGCTTCTTCTCGGAGTTGATGAACTCCTCGATCTTTCGCGAATAGTCGAACCACTTCGCCTGACCGCTGGAATAGCCTAAATCGCGGGACATGCGCCTGAGATGCGTCGCGCGTGGATCTTCGGTCGTGTACACGCGGTGGCCAAAGCCGGGGATCTTGGCCTTTTGCGCCAGCATACCCTTGACGTAGTCCACCGGGTCAGCGCCGTTGCGGTCAATGTCCTCAAGAATTTTGAAGACGGCCTCATTGGCTCCGCCGTGCAGCGGCCCCTTTAGTGCTCCAATAGCGCCGGTAATGGCCGAATGCATGTCACTCAGGGTAGCGGCGATAACGCGTGCTGCGAAGGTGGAGGCATTCAGCTCGTGGTCCGCATGCAGGATGAGCGCGATATCGAGCGCGCGAGTCGCGGTCTCGCTCGGCAGCTCTCCTGTCAACATGAGCAGGAAGTTGCCGGCGTGTGAAAGGGACCGATCGGGTTCGATGAGGGGCTTACCCTTGCGAATCCGGTCATACGCTGCAACGACCATTGCGATCTGCGAGGTCAACCGCACCGCCTTACGCAGATTCGCGCTGGCGTCGTTGGCCTTTTCTTCAGGATCGAAGAACGATAGCGAAGATACCATCGTGCGCAGCATGTCCATTGGGAGCGCGTGTTTCGGCGTCTGGCGAAGCAGGCTGATGATCTGCGCGTCCAGCTTGCGCTCGCGGACAAGCTGCAGGTTGAAGTCGTGGAGCTCCGAACGTGTGGGAAGTCTGCCGAACCAGAGCAGGTACGAAGTTTCTTCAAACGTCGACTGCTCGGCCAATTCGTGGATGTCGATGCCACGGTAAGCAAGAATTCCCTGCTCGCCGTCGATGAAACAGATTCCGGAATTGGCGGCAATAATGCCTTCCAGTCCCTTCGGTGTCGTAGCGGTCGTGGACATTGAGTCCCTCTCAACGAGGATGAGTAAAGATAGCGTTTGAAACTAAGTGCTCATGGCCATGATGCTTGCACACTCTTAGATGCACCGGGCACGGCAATCGACTCTTATACATTAGAATGAAGAGGATTCCAACTTGGGAACACCAGTCTCACATTGGTATTCAGCATCAGCACGGATATTTGCCGGGTATATTACCGGCGAGTTATATTCCTCTGCTTTCCCAAACAGCATCGGCGGCGCAACTCCTAACCTCGCCGCCTGGAGTGTGCATGAAGAAGAAGATTCTGTTCCTTGCAATCGTAAGCATTTTCCTGTCCACGATGTCAGTGGCCGACGAAGGTATGTGGCTGTACAACGCGCCTCCGAAAGCCAAAATCAAAGCGAAGTACAAGTTCGAGCTCACGCAGCCCTGGCTCGACAATCTTCGCCTCTCCTCTGTGCGTGCCGGCGGCGGATCGGCGTCATTCGTATCGCCTGACGGCCTTGTCTTTACGAATCACCACGTCGGCGCTGGTTGCGTCCACAACATCTCAACTGCCGATAAGGACTACATCAAGGACGGTTTCTATGCCGCTACGCGCGAACAGGAACCGAAGTGCCCGGGCCTGGAGTTCCAGACGCTGCAGGAAATCACTGACATCACAAAGGATGTTCAAGATGCAGCGAAGCCGGACATGTCGGCAGCGGATGCCGG encodes:
- a CDS encoding alkaline phosphatase family protein, with the translated sequence MVLVVLENQNYRDVVGSPSMPYLNGLIGRGGLATNYFANTHPSIGNYFVMTSGQVATNDEGFMGTLSIQNVAQDLTAAGKSWKIYAQALPSVGYLGPDVYPYVRHHNPFAYFDTVVNDTVQQQNIVEMAQFSSDVSTGNLPDFAMLVPDQQHNAHDCPGGGSNCSMAVRLAAADTLLRSNLQEIIAAGDPKTLIVITFDEAADDNTNGGGQVATVLIGPRVKSAFRSTTLYQHESLYRLILEVTGNSSLPPAAASATGMGEFLK
- the mnmA gene encoding tRNA 2-thiouridine(34) synthase MnmA; translation: MNDTKTIAIAMSGGVDSSTVAAMLRSEGYNLIGLTMQLWNQRRLAGTDGHAEPVQGRCCSIDDVYDARRVAERLGIPYYVVNQEDRFERDVVKPFVEDYLSGRTPIPCSLCNNHLKFDQLLRTARQVGADLIATGHYGRNEYDAERGRWLLKRPADTAKDQTYFLFGLTQEQLSRTLFPLGNMHKPAVREEARSQGLDLLADKPDSQEICFIPGGDYKKFIDAYLGEQGEQLPDTSGDLVTAAGEVVGHHSGIHNFTVGQRKGLGIATGNPLYVLELRGDRHQVVVGGGEELYSRTLRARRLNWIAFENLREPIRLEAKIRHRHQAAWATVVPSGPDEVLVTFDAPQRSITPGQAVVFYDGNIVAGGGWIC
- a CDS encoding cysteine desulfurase family protein is translated as MRRVYLDNNATTPLLPAVFEAMQPYFFEKFGNASSIHHHGQQARAAVEHARESVAALLGARPVEIVFTSGGTEGDNLGIFGLVRPGDHVITSTVEHHAVLNACKRLESRGVAVSYVQVDGDGLVDTSGIKAALRPNTKLISVMMANNETGVIQPVEEIGRIAMEADVWFHSDAVQAAGKIPIDVARIGCDLLTISGHKMHAPQGTGVVYVRKGTLIEPLIVGGRHERSRRAGTENLPGIVALGCAADLARRWFAEGGPEQMSAHRDRLERTVLLQVEQTTVNSGRVRRTPNTSNIVFDCIEGEAMVIALDLKGVAVSTGAACSSGAIEPSHVLSAMGLSPDQARASIRFSIGKQTTNADIDFVLEQVPEVVARLRDLSPVWQKQKKAAELLSR
- a CDS encoding citrate synthase, producing MSTTATTPKGLEGIIAANSGICFIDGEQGILAYRGIDIHELAEQSTFEETSYLLWFGRLPTRSELHDFNLQLVRERKLDAQIISLLRQTPKHALPMDMLRTMVSSLSFFDPEEKANDASANLRKAVRLTSQIAMVVAAYDRIRKGKPLIEPDRSLSHAGNFLLMLTGELPSETATRALDIALILHADHELNASTFAARVIAATLSDMHSAITGAIGALKGPLHGGANEAVFKILEDIDRNGADPVDYVKGMLAQKAKIPGFGHRVYTTEDPRATHLRRMSRDLGYSSGQAKWFDYSRKIEEFINSEKKLNANVDFYSASTYHTLGIDLDLFTPIFAVSRISGWTAHVMEQLEDNRLIRPRAEYIGPQYPSKYVPIEQRG